The stretch of DNA TTTTGCTTGAAAACCTTTATCGGCAAGATTACCTGTTTTAATTTTAACTAATTTAGCATACTCAGTAGTCTGACTCATTTTACCGCCCATCTCCTTTTTATTTTTATTTAGCCGGCTATATATAATAAAGACAAAAAAAAGGGCGAAATGTAAACGTTGTTCACCAAAAAAATTTTTAAGTCTTTCAGTTTTTCTGCTGTCACTCTACCAAACACACACAAATAAATTAAGCCCGTTTACATCCGAGCTTAATTTAAGAAACGTTACCATATTTGAAATTATGTGCCAAACTCATGCATTATTTAGCATATGACTTGAACAGTCGTTTTATGGCGTCAGCTTTTCATGGCTCTGGCTTGTTAAACTGACTTTGTAACGCCCAGTGTTATTTCTTTTCTCTTTAAAGTCGCTAGTACCTAAATTATAAAAACCGGAAATATAAATACCATCATCTTTTATTTGCCAATTATCTCTTTCAAGCATAAAACTACCATTAAGCTCTTCCTTCAAGATGCAACCATAAACATAGCCCTTTACGCCTATATATTCACCGGTATAATCTTGTAGGCTTACCTTCAGTAAATTGCTGTGTTCATCTACAGCAAACCACCGGTCGATTCCTGGACCACTAACTAAAATATACATATAATCATTGGTAAACTTTATATCAAAAATTGCTTCAGAATAAACTAGCTTTAATTTTCCATCTTTAAACAAATAAATGTAATCATAAGAGGCTCCTTCCGGCTCATTATGGAAGACCAGATATTCTTTGCCCGAAATATTATACCAATGATATGGGGAACCGTCATACGGGTTATAACTTTTAAAAGGATATTCACTAATACCACTACCCCAATTTTTCAAATACAGTGATCCGTCATTCTTATAATAAACAAGTAAGATGTTGTCTGCATATAAGATTTTTTTACCTTCAATGGCCCAGGAAAATAGCGTATAATAGCTATTATCAGCATAACTTTTAATCCATTCAGGGGAGCCGGCTATAATAATTAGGTTATAATCTTGAATGTAACTCACCGATTTTCCTAAAGCTTCACCAATGGCCCGCAAAGGTAAATAAGTACGGCCACTGTAGGTTTTAGCTGCTACGTCTAACTCTTTTTTGG from Desulfoscipio gibsoniae DSM 7213 encodes:
- a CDS encoding copper amine oxidase N-terminal domain-containing protein; the encoded protein is MVGKYIGFVFIAFWGLFTIFSPIAHAASLFDYNMDLSKENFTGIIIMEIGQERFFVNGNEASGDKPFVEHGRTMAPLRTIGEAFGAKVNWSSQDNKVTVTLNSQKVELFLGSKNMYVNGAKKELDVAAKTYSGRTYLPLRAIGEALGKSVSYIQDYNLIIIAGSPEWIKSYADNSYYTLFSWAIEGKKILYADNILLVYYKNDGSLYLKNWGSGISEYPFKSYNPYDGSPYHWYNISGKEYLVFHNEPEGASYDYIYLFKDGKLKLVYSEAIFDIKFTNDYMYILVSGPGIDRWFAVDEHSNLLKVSLQDYTGEYIGVKGYVYGCILKEELNGSFMLERDNWQIKDDGIYISGFYNLGTSDFKEKRNNTGRYKVSLTSQSHEKLTP